In Amycolatopsis jiangsuensis, the following proteins share a genomic window:
- a CDS encoding Rv3235 family protein, giving the protein MTAHRLRVLTSGSVRRVHRRVARPPVRDLPPAGHRVLRQVEALNERRIAQRLKTILEVLAGRRAPAQIRPLVDEALFVRLAAHGPLPGTRYRVGDLHVCRPSETAIEASTTLSTSGRVHALAARFERGRTGWVCTRFHVLAPRTGPIRRPSAA; this is encoded by the coding sequence ATGACGGCGCACCGCCTCCGGGTACTGACGTCCGGGTCCGTACGCAGAGTCCACCGCCGCGTGGCCCGGCCGCCGGTGCGGGACCTGCCGCCCGCCGGGCACCGGGTGCTGCGGCAGGTCGAAGCGCTGAACGAACGACGGATCGCGCAGCGGCTCAAGACGATCCTCGAGGTCCTCGCCGGACGCCGGGCGCCCGCGCAGATCCGGCCGCTGGTCGACGAAGCCCTGTTCGTCCGCCTCGCCGCGCACGGTCCGTTGCCCGGCACCCGCTACCGCGTCGGCGACCTGCACGTGTGCCGTCCGTCGGAGACCGCCATCGAGGCGAGCACGACGCTGTCCACCAGCGGCCGGGTGCACGCGCTGGCAGCCCGCTTCGAACGCGGGCGCACCGGCTGGGTCTGCACGCGGTTCCACGTGCTGGCGCCACGCACCGGGCCGATCCGTCGTCCGTCCGCGGCGTGA
- a CDS encoding DUF6912 family protein, whose amino-acid sequence MRIYLPATIAMLRDFEANGEFRARSGTAFALTPALREAYASGSDEELEYAALLDAARASLRLIGAEEKGEPRRVVISADVENVTLRPDLDAAVVRLDGPVPMSLLAAVHVDAAEAEEAVAAAAAVIDAADLGDEDAEFTLGDAEDHELAWYAPQELPFLLELL is encoded by the coding sequence GTGAGGATCTACCTGCCTGCCACGATCGCGATGCTGCGGGACTTCGAAGCGAACGGCGAGTTCCGCGCCCGCAGCGGCACGGCGTTCGCGCTCACGCCCGCGTTGCGCGAGGCCTACGCGAGTGGTTCGGACGAGGAGCTGGAGTACGCGGCCCTGCTCGACGCGGCCCGTGCGTCGCTGCGCCTGATCGGCGCCGAGGAGAAGGGCGAGCCGCGCCGGGTGGTGATCTCCGCGGACGTGGAGAACGTGACCCTGCGCCCGGACCTCGACGCCGCGGTCGTCCGGCTCGACGGACCGGTCCCGATGTCGCTGCTCGCCGCCGTCCACGTGGACGCCGCCGAAGCCGAGGAGGCGGTCGCCGCCGCGGCGGCCGTGATCGACGCCGCGGACCTCGGGGACGAGGACGCGGAATTCACCCTCGGCGACGCCGAGGACCACGAGCTGGCCTGGTACGCGCCGCAGGAGCTGCCGTTCCTGCTGGAACTGCTGTAG
- the rsgA gene encoding ribosome small subunit-dependent GTPase A produces the protein MARGDWKRLDESDVRIRPGKGSRPRSKRRPEHADAVTAMVVGKDRGRWTCAVEADPGRVVTAMRAREMGRVSVVVGDQVALVGDVSGRPDTLARIVRVDERTSVLRRTADDTDPHERVVVANAAQLLIVTSLADPPPRPGFIDRCLVACYAGGLEPVLCLTKADLASPDDLLAGYAGLAVPTVITRHDEEPEGLAERLTGQVTALVGHSGVGKSTLVNRLVPDAELATGDVSAVGKGRHTSVAAVALPLPLPGGWVIDTPGVRSFGLAHVTADDIVQAFDEFAEAAEECPSHCGHLGPPEDPDCALDEVVLRHPVGAERLASLRRLLVSRAGGAES, from the coding sequence TTGGCGCGAGGCGACTGGAAGCGGCTGGACGAATCCGACGTGCGGATCCGTCCCGGCAAGGGTTCCAGGCCCCGCAGCAAACGCAGGCCCGAGCACGCCGACGCGGTCACCGCGATGGTCGTGGGCAAGGACCGCGGCCGCTGGACGTGCGCGGTGGAGGCCGATCCGGGACGTGTCGTCACCGCCATGCGGGCCCGCGAGATGGGCCGGGTCTCGGTGGTCGTCGGCGACCAGGTCGCACTGGTCGGTGACGTGTCGGGCCGGCCGGACACGCTCGCCCGGATCGTCCGCGTCGACGAGCGCACCAGCGTGCTGCGCCGCACCGCGGACGACACCGATCCCCACGAACGCGTGGTGGTCGCCAACGCCGCACAGCTGCTCATCGTCACCTCGCTGGCCGATCCCCCGCCGCGGCCGGGGTTCATCGACCGCTGCCTCGTCGCCTGTTACGCAGGCGGGCTGGAACCCGTGCTGTGCCTGACCAAAGCGGACCTGGCGAGCCCGGACGACCTGCTCGCCGGGTACGCCGGGCTGGCCGTACCCACCGTGATCACGCGGCACGACGAGGAGCCCGAAGGCCTGGCGGAACGGCTGACGGGGCAGGTGACCGCACTCGTCGGACATTCCGGTGTCGGCAAGTCGACATTGGTCAACCGTCTGGTGCCGGACGCCGAGCTGGCCACCGGTGACGTGAGCGCGGTCGGCAAGGGGCGGCACACGTCGGTGGCGGCGGTCGCGCTGCCCCTGCCGCTGCCGGGCGGCTGGGTGATCGACACGCCGGGCGTGCGTTCGTTCGGGCTGGCCCACGTGACCGCGGACGACATCGTCCAGGCGTTCGACGAGTTCGCCGAGGCCGCCGAGGAGTGCCCGTCCCACTGCGGACACCTCGGCCCGCCCGAGGACCCGGACTGCGCGCTGGACGAGGTCGTCCTCCGGCATCCCGTGGGCGCCGAACGGCTGGCCTCCCTGCGCCGTCTGCTGGTGTCGCGGGCGGGTGGCGCGGAATCCTGA
- a CDS encoding NACHT domain-containing protein produces the protein MSRRAGLGRVALWATMALGLSVMWVRFGSAVATTLLTVASGAAALIDVFAAWRFRNGQRAASTDEQVTAAEHALAREVRSQWEAEAGRRLLQDAGDLTVQWRTGAAGGDLREIVTSYADRPRRLVIAGEPGSGKTGLCLLLTLELLQQPEPPRVPVLLQVSSWDPAENLYTWLIRSIAEQYPFLGNEARYGPTAVRDLVKQERILPVLDALDEMVTGNRADALTAVTRDALRGEPYVLACRTAEFEEANAAGVVRDAEVVRLLPVRPEDAAGYLLDTAPDVRLDRWEPLLAELTGDSTGPVAEALRTPLMLFLARTAFAHPGTDPGELLRLPDVRQVQERLLDLFAKQVFTERPPAPLSDTPQPARQWDPADAERWLSFLAGHSGREIAWWRLPDLVPRRVLVVRAVLIGAVTCTPLGLLLFALFGNPWLGVVVGCGVGVGASVALALTPPDLPRRFVPRLLRRHDLGRDLGFGLIGAIVGGVAVGLLFGAAYGLVIGLVFGLAFGLVRRFTEPTEPVETVTPIGMLRSDRSAVFSAAGLGGLVGVLVGAVLGSVGGADTHGLVLELHNPALLGLLGAVVGGGIGAGGLGLVVQATSSWGRFLTARIWLARRGNAPLRLMTFLEDAHRLGVLRQVGPYYQFRHALLQDRLALRSAAPVASRAASRT, from the coding sequence GTGTCACGACGTGCAGGGCTGGGGCGGGTCGCGTTGTGGGCGACGATGGCGCTGGGGCTGTCGGTCATGTGGGTGCGCTTCGGCTCCGCAGTGGCCACGACCCTGCTGACAGTCGCCTCCGGAGCGGCCGCTCTGATCGACGTGTTCGCGGCCTGGCGCTTTCGCAACGGCCAGCGCGCGGCCAGTACCGACGAGCAGGTGACCGCGGCGGAACACGCGCTGGCCCGCGAGGTACGCAGCCAGTGGGAGGCCGAGGCGGGCCGCAGGCTGCTGCAGGACGCCGGCGACCTGACCGTGCAGTGGCGGACCGGCGCGGCCGGAGGCGACCTGCGCGAGATCGTCACCTCCTACGCCGACCGGCCGCGGCGGCTGGTGATCGCGGGGGAGCCCGGATCGGGCAAGACCGGCTTGTGCCTGCTGCTGACGCTCGAACTGCTGCAGCAGCCCGAGCCGCCCCGCGTTCCGGTGCTGCTGCAGGTCTCGTCGTGGGATCCGGCCGAAAACCTCTACACCTGGCTCATCCGCAGCATCGCCGAGCAGTACCCGTTCCTGGGCAACGAAGCCCGCTACGGCCCGACCGCGGTCCGCGACCTGGTCAAGCAGGAGCGGATCCTGCCGGTGCTGGACGCACTGGACGAGATGGTGACCGGCAACCGGGCCGACGCGCTGACCGCCGTCACGCGCGACGCGCTGCGCGGCGAACCGTACGTGCTGGCCTGCCGGACCGCCGAGTTCGAGGAGGCGAACGCGGCCGGCGTCGTACGGGACGCGGAGGTCGTGCGGCTGCTGCCGGTGCGGCCGGAGGACGCGGCCGGATACCTGCTCGACACGGCACCGGACGTCCGCCTCGACCGCTGGGAACCGCTGCTCGCCGAGCTGACCGGGGACTCCACCGGGCCGGTCGCCGAGGCACTGCGGACCCCGCTGATGCTGTTCCTCGCCCGGACGGCGTTCGCGCACCCCGGCACCGACCCCGGCGAACTGCTCCGGCTGCCCGATGTCCGCCAGGTGCAGGAGCGGCTGCTCGACCTGTTCGCCAAGCAGGTCTTCACCGAACGGCCGCCCGCGCCGTTGTCCGATACGCCGCAGCCGGCGCGCCAGTGGGACCCCGCCGACGCCGAACGGTGGCTCTCCTTCCTCGCCGGGCACAGCGGCAGGGAGATCGCCTGGTGGCGGCTGCCGGACCTGGTGCCACGGCGGGTCCTGGTCGTGCGCGCGGTGCTGATCGGCGCGGTCACCTGCACCCCGCTCGGACTGCTGCTGTTCGCGTTGTTCGGCAATCCCTGGCTCGGCGTCGTCGTCGGCTGCGGCGTCGGCGTCGGGGCCTCGGTCGCGCTCGCGCTGACCCCGCCCGACCTGCCGCGGCGGTTCGTGCCCCGGCTGCTGCGGCGGCACGACCTCGGCCGCGACCTCGGATTCGGGCTGATCGGCGCGATCGTCGGCGGGGTGGCGGTCGGCCTGCTCTTCGGCGCCGCCTACGGCCTGGTGATCGGCCTGGTCTTCGGGCTCGCGTTCGGTCTCGTCCGCCGGTTCACCGAACCCACCGAACCGGTCGAGACGGTGACCCCGATCGGCATGCTGCGCAGCGACCGCTCCGCCGTCTTCTCCGCCGCCGGGCTCGGCGGGCTGGTCGGCGTGCTCGTCGGGGCGGTGCTGGGCAGCGTGGGTGGCGCGGACACCCACGGACTGGTGCTCGAGCTGCACAACCCGGCGCTGCTCGGCCTGCTCGGCGCGGTCGTCGGCGGTGGGATCGGCGCCGGCGGGCTCGGGCTGGTCGTGCAGGCCACCAGTTCGTGGGGCCGGTTCCTCACCGCACGGATCTGGCTCGCCCGCCGCGGCAACGCACCGCTCAGGCTGATGACGTTCCTGGAGGACGCGCACCGGCTGGGGGTGCTGCGCCAGGTCGGTCCGTACTACCAGTTCCGGCACGCACTGCTGCAGGATCGGCTGGCCCTGCGGTCCGCAGCACCAGTGGCGTCCCGAGCCGCCAGTAGGACCTGA
- a CDS encoding FAD-dependent monooxygenase, whose amino-acid sequence MDVIVVGAGPVGMTIAALLDTAGVRVEVVERSSEPVRQSRGSTMHPRTLEVLTVLETGDGCRLSDVLVELGKPVTGTHYATLPDLLDYQDLDTPFPFVLLLAQWRTEQALAELLRAREVPVHYGAEVTEVVQSDDEVRVLAGGTWHSARYVVGADGAHSAVRKAAGIAFPGTTPNAVGFVGDVRLAHPPEHSLHLWDQERGSVSVIPLTDTATRVFGMRADDVGLTAAQARRRQAEPLTFAELADSVTGISGRDFGLRDASWLSRSSNSARHATTYRAGRVFLTGDAGHVHLPAGGQGFNVGIQDATNLAWKLAAEVAGRAPGLLITGEAAYDAERRPVAERLVADTQAQDALMHTFSPAGAALRSLFGSFIAQGGEVAQQLAGAVSGLAVAYPHPDGAHALVGTRAPDLPLTKGSVLRALRPDRFLLLDLTADASLAKFGSPQVEVRTAALHDGPRRAAWDSVRAALIRPDGYVAYAASSPAGLADAVAAWLEPASQPDAVRGK is encoded by the coding sequence ATGGACGTCATCGTGGTGGGTGCCGGACCGGTCGGGATGACGATCGCGGCGTTGCTGGACACGGCGGGTGTCCGGGTGGAGGTCGTGGAGCGCAGCAGCGAACCCGTCCGCCAATCCCGCGGCTCGACCATGCACCCGCGCACCCTCGAAGTGCTCACCGTGCTCGAGACCGGCGACGGCTGCCGGCTCAGCGATGTGCTGGTGGAGCTGGGCAAACCAGTCACCGGCACCCATTACGCGACGCTGCCGGACCTGCTGGACTACCAGGACCTCGACACCCCGTTCCCGTTCGTGCTGCTGCTCGCGCAGTGGCGGACCGAGCAGGCGCTCGCCGAGCTGCTGCGGGCGCGCGAGGTGCCGGTGCACTACGGCGCCGAGGTGACCGAGGTCGTGCAGTCCGACGACGAGGTCCGCGTCCTGGCCGGCGGGACCTGGCACTCCGCGCGGTACGTGGTCGGCGCGGACGGTGCGCACAGCGCGGTGCGCAAGGCCGCCGGGATCGCGTTTCCCGGCACCACGCCGAACGCGGTGGGTTTCGTCGGCGACGTGCGGCTGGCGCACCCGCCGGAACACTCTTTGCACCTGTGGGACCAGGAACGCGGCTCGGTCAGCGTGATCCCGCTGACCGACACGGCCACCCGGGTCTTCGGCATGCGCGCCGACGACGTCGGGCTGACCGCCGCGCAGGCCCGCCGCCGGCAGGCCGAACCACTCACCTTCGCCGAGCTGGCCGACTCGGTGACCGGGATCTCCGGCCGTGACTTCGGCCTGCGCGACGCGTCGTGGCTGTCCCGGTCGAGCAATTCCGCCCGGCACGCCACGACATACCGGGCCGGTCGCGTCTTCCTGACCGGCGACGCCGGGCACGTGCACCTGCCCGCCGGCGGGCAGGGCTTCAACGTGGGCATCCAGGACGCCACCAACCTGGCCTGGAAACTGGCCGCCGAGGTGGCCGGACGGGCACCCGGTCTGCTGATCACCGGCGAGGCCGCCTACGACGCGGAACGGCGGCCGGTCGCCGAGCGGCTCGTCGCCGACACCCAGGCGCAGGACGCGCTGATGCACACCTTCAGCCCGGCCGGTGCCGCGTTGCGCAGCCTGTTCGGCAGCTTCATCGCCCAAGGCGGCGAAGTGGCCCAGCAGCTGGCCGGCGCGGTGTCCGGCCTCGCCGTCGCCTATCCACACCCGGACGGCGCCCACGCGCTGGTCGGCACGCGGGCGCCTGATCTGCCGTTGACCAAGGGGAGCGTGCTGCGCGCGCTCCGACCGGACCGTTTCCTCCTGCTCGACCTCACCGCTGATGCTTCGCTGGCGAAGTTCGGGTCCCCGCAGGTCGAGGTCCGTACCGCGGCGCTGCACGACGGTCCGAGGCGCGCTGCCTGGGACAGTGTGCGGGCTGCGCTGATCCGTCCGGACGGGTACGTCGCGTACGCGGCGTCGTCGCCTGCCGGGCTCGCAGATGCGGTCGCTGCCTGGCTCGAGCCGGCCTCGCAGCCCGACGCCGTGCGGGGGAAGTGA
- a CDS encoding alpha/beta hydrolase family protein → MTTLEIATDHGPARAELHCAEEGGAVLLLGHGAGGGIDAKDLVAVAGAAQTAGVHVALVEQPYRVAGRRAPAPAAQLDRAWLTVADELSAHFDALPLVFGGRSSGARVACRTAAEGQAVAVLCLAFPEHPPGRPEKTRQPELDAVTAPALVIQGERDPFGRPEPAPHHEIVLVSGDHSLSADLDAVARAATEWLGRVLRPHL, encoded by the coding sequence ATGACCACGCTGGAGATCGCCACCGACCACGGCCCGGCCAGGGCCGAACTGCACTGCGCGGAGGAGGGCGGCGCGGTGCTGCTGCTCGGTCACGGCGCGGGTGGCGGCATCGACGCGAAGGACCTGGTGGCCGTGGCAGGCGCGGCGCAGACCGCGGGCGTGCACGTGGCGCTGGTCGAACAGCCCTACCGCGTGGCCGGTCGCCGGGCCCCTGCCCCGGCCGCCCAGCTGGACCGCGCGTGGCTGACGGTGGCGGACGAGCTCTCCGCCCACTTCGACGCCCTGCCGCTGGTCTTCGGCGGCCGCTCTTCGGGTGCCAGGGTGGCCTGCCGCACCGCCGCCGAGGGACAGGCGGTGGCCGTGCTGTGCCTGGCCTTCCCGGAACATCCGCCGGGCCGCCCGGAGAAGACCCGCCAGCCGGAGCTGGACGCGGTGACCGCCCCGGCGCTGGTGATCCAGGGCGAACGCGATCCGTTCGGACGCCCGGAGCCCGCCCCGCACCACGAGATCGTCCTGGTCTCCGGTGACCACAGCCTGTCCGCCGACCTGGACGCCGTGGCCCGCGCCGCGACGGAATGGCTGGGCCGGGTACTGCGCCCGCATCTGTGA
- a CDS encoding HAD-IA family hydrolase, with the protein MLKGLLVDYAGVLTDPDAHLLYDYLRAARVRGTRTALVSNAPGAAPGTKAQLAPYFDTLVFSGEVGVAKPSREIYLVAAERLGLAAASCAFVDDSERNVRGAADAGLAGVHHVSVPGTLEELAVLFS; encoded by the coding sequence GTGCTGAAAGGCTTGCTCGTCGACTACGCCGGAGTCCTGACCGACCCGGACGCGCACCTGCTCTACGACTACCTCCGCGCCGCCCGGGTCCGGGGCACCCGCACCGCTCTGGTGTCGAACGCTCCCGGGGCCGCCCCCGGGACGAAAGCCCAACTGGCCCCGTATTTCGACACCCTGGTCTTCTCCGGCGAAGTCGGCGTGGCCAAGCCGAGCCGCGAGATCTACCTGGTGGCCGCCGAACGCCTCGGCCTCGCCGCTGCGAGCTGCGCTTTCGTGGACGACTCCGAACGCAACGTCCGCGGTGCCGCGGACGCGGGCCTCGCCGGCGTCCACCACGTGAGCGTGCCGGGCACGCTCGAGGAACTGGCCGTCCTGTTCAGCTGA
- a CDS encoding WS/DGAT/MGAT family O-acyltransferase, which yields MPDRLSALDASFLYVEDQTTPMHVGGVAIFERPASGFTYEQLLALVGARLAFLPRYRQRVLGVPGHLARPVWVDDVDFDLNYHVRRSALPEPGSDEQLFDLVARLMSRRLAPERPLWEAYFVEGLSGGRVALVTKTHQSVVDGIGTIDLGQLILDETPAPPEPFDDLWTPRREPSRTQLVLDAVSETVQRPGELAENLRAAATDAVATVGKVADTVGGVAATVVRPAPSGPLNVRVSGGRMYAVVRTRLEDFRSVRAQHGGKVNDVILAAITGALREWLLSRGESVTPTSTLRALVPMAVNDAETAEYATPALVGNEVAAYLVDLPVGEPNPVLRLQHIGHAMDAHLDSGRSVAARGLLKVSGFAPATLHSLGARAGGSLSGRIFNLMITNSPGPQVPVYAGEARLVEMFPVMPLMRTQALAIGVTSYHGGVYFGLNGDRKAAFDVRLLGGMIEEALEELKGAHW from the coding sequence ATGCCCGACCGCCTGTCCGCCCTGGACGCCTCGTTCCTGTACGTGGAGGACCAGACGACGCCGATGCACGTCGGCGGGGTGGCGATCTTCGAACGACCGGCCTCCGGGTTCACCTACGAGCAGCTGCTGGCACTGGTCGGGGCCCGGCTGGCGTTCCTGCCGCGCTACCGCCAGCGGGTGCTCGGCGTGCCGGGGCACCTGGCCCGCCCGGTGTGGGTGGACGACGTCGACTTCGACCTCAACTACCACGTCCGCCGGTCGGCGCTGCCCGAACCGGGCAGTGACGAGCAGCTGTTCGACCTGGTCGCGCGCCTGATGTCGCGCCGGCTCGCACCCGAGCGGCCGCTGTGGGAGGCCTACTTCGTGGAGGGGCTCTCCGGCGGCCGGGTGGCGCTGGTGACCAAGACCCACCAGTCGGTGGTGGACGGCATCGGCACGATCGACCTCGGCCAGCTCATCCTCGACGAGACGCCGGCGCCGCCGGAGCCGTTCGACGATCTCTGGACCCCGCGCCGCGAACCGAGCCGCACCCAGCTGGTGCTGGACGCGGTGAGCGAGACCGTGCAACGGCCCGGCGAGCTGGCGGAGAACCTTCGCGCGGCCGCCACCGACGCGGTCGCCACCGTGGGCAAGGTCGCGGACACGGTAGGTGGTGTCGCGGCGACGGTCGTACGTCCCGCGCCGTCCGGGCCGCTGAACGTGCGCGTGTCCGGCGGCCGGATGTACGCCGTCGTACGCACGCGGCTGGAGGATTTCCGGTCGGTCCGCGCGCAGCACGGCGGCAAGGTCAACGACGTCATCCTGGCCGCGATCACCGGTGCGCTCCGGGAATGGCTGCTCTCCCGCGGCGAGAGCGTCACGCCGACGTCCACCCTGCGCGCGCTGGTGCCGATGGCGGTCAACGACGCCGAGACGGCCGAGTACGCCACTCCCGCGCTGGTCGGCAACGAGGTCGCCGCGTATCTGGTGGACCTGCCGGTCGGCGAGCCGAATCCCGTGCTGCGGTTGCAGCACATCGGCCACGCGATGGACGCCCACCTCGACTCCGGCCGGTCGGTGGCCGCGCGCGGGCTGCTCAAGGTGAGCGGGTTCGCCCCGGCCACCCTGCACTCGCTGGGCGCGCGGGCGGGCGGATCGCTGTCCGGGCGGATCTTCAACCTGATGATCACGAACTCCCCGGGCCCGCAGGTGCCGGTGTACGCGGGGGAGGCGAGACTGGTGGAGATGTTCCCCGTGATGCCGCTGATGCGTACCCAGGCGCTGGCGATCGGGGTCACGTCCTACCACGGTGGCGTCTACTTCGGACTCAACGGCGACCGCAAGGCCGCCTTCGACGTACGCCTGCTCGGCGGGATGATCGAGGAAGCACTGGAAGAACTGAAGGGGGCGCACTGGTGA
- a CDS encoding TrmH family RNA methyltransferase encodes MGDDVAVSPKDRFLTVYGRKPVLEALADADLRVDKVILADTARGPAAAEIQRAAKAAGVAVQRASAHRVKVLAGNGKQDQGVLADVVAPRMRPLTAALDDRRPPDRLLLLDGITTPANVGMILRTATAAGLAGVIVPRRGVAALDPLVVKASAGVAFRAPVLRCGSARDAAESLVEAGYSLYALGAAGSTSVFEVDLPQRAVFVLGGETAGVGSEVAELVTEWVSIPMPGDVESLNVSAAAAVVSFELVRRGLS; translated from the coding sequence GTGGGTGATGACGTGGCGGTTTCCCCGAAGGACCGGTTCCTGACCGTCTACGGGCGCAAGCCCGTGCTGGAGGCGCTCGCGGACGCGGACCTGCGCGTGGACAAGGTGATCCTCGCCGACACGGCGCGCGGCCCGGCCGCGGCGGAGATCCAGCGCGCCGCGAAAGCCGCCGGGGTCGCGGTGCAGCGAGCGAGCGCGCACCGGGTGAAAGTGCTGGCCGGCAACGGAAAACAGGACCAGGGCGTGCTGGCGGACGTGGTCGCGCCGCGGATGCGTCCACTGACCGCGGCGCTGGACGACCGGCGCCCGCCGGACCGACTGCTGCTGCTCGACGGCATCACCACCCCGGCCAACGTCGGCATGATCCTGCGCACCGCGACCGCCGCCGGGCTGGCCGGGGTGATCGTGCCGCGCCGCGGCGTGGCGGCGCTCGATCCCCTGGTGGTCAAGGCCTCCGCGGGAGTGGCGTTCCGCGCGCCGGTGCTGCGCTGCGGAAGCGCGCGGGACGCGGCGGAGTCGTTGGTCGAGGCGGGGTACAGCCTCTACGCGCTGGGCGCGGCCGGCTCGACGTCGGTGTTCGAAGTGGACCTTCCCCAGCGCGCGGTCTTCGTCCTGGGCGGGGAGACGGCGGGCGTGGGTTCGGAAGTCGCGGAACTGGTGACGGAATGGGTTTCCATCCCGATGCCCGGTGACGTGGAATCGCTGAACGTCTCCGCCGCTGCCGCGGTCGTGTCGTTCGAACTGGTGCGGCGCGGGCTCAGCTGA
- a CDS encoding LppX_LprAFG lipoprotein has product MRKTTTFAVAAGAALALALTGCGSKTENGTASPAGQAQDQSGSGSGLAAPFGDVLKLADAAKQGTEKSKSAKMSMNMSLGGQAVTANGAMTFDGPNPKFTMTMDSPQGATDMRYLDNTIYLKVPPEQAAQYGTDKAWLKISPDAGDPLSQTLSKSMQQASKQSDPTQILDQVAKAGRIVGSDQTELNGQQVNHYRVELDVNKAVDQFTGDLPAEVKDQMTKMLAGKDIKIPAELWLDKDQLPLQVTMDETRMMQAMGAGAQGAGKITVKYSDWGAPVDVTAPPADQVGDFSEIAKQLGGGH; this is encoded by the coding sequence ATGCGCAAGACCACGACCTTCGCCGTCGCCGCGGGTGCCGCGCTGGCGCTCGCGCTGACCGGCTGTGGTTCGAAGACCGAGAACGGCACCGCCAGCCCGGCCGGGCAGGCGCAGGACCAGTCCGGGTCCGGGTCCGGTCTGGCCGCGCCGTTCGGTGACGTGCTGAAGCTGGCCGACGCCGCCAAGCAGGGCACCGAGAAGTCGAAGTCGGCGAAGATGTCGATGAACATGTCGCTGGGCGGCCAGGCGGTCACGGCGAACGGCGCGATGACCTTCGACGGGCCGAACCCGAAGTTCACCATGACCATGGACAGTCCCCAGGGCGCCACCGACATGCGCTACCTCGACAACACGATCTACCTCAAGGTGCCGCCGGAGCAGGCCGCGCAGTACGGCACCGACAAGGCGTGGCTGAAGATCTCGCCGGACGCCGGCGACCCGCTGTCGCAGACGCTGAGCAAGTCGATGCAGCAGGCCTCGAAGCAGAGCGACCCGACGCAGATCCTCGACCAGGTCGCCAAGGCCGGGCGGATCGTCGGCTCCGACCAGACCGAGCTGAACGGCCAGCAGGTCAACCACTACCGGGTCGAGCTGGACGTCAACAAGGCGGTCGACCAGTTCACCGGCGACCTGCCCGCCGAGGTCAAGGACCAGATGACGAAGATGCTGGCGGGCAAGGACATCAAGATCCCGGCCGAGCTGTGGCTGGACAAGGACCAGCTGCCGCTGCAGGTGACCATGGACGAGACCCGGATGATGCAGGCCATGGGCGCGGGCGCACAGGGCGCGGGCAAGATCACCGTGAAGTACTCCGACTGGGGCGCCCCGGTGGACGTCACCGCCCCGCCGGCCGACCAGGTCGGCGACTTCAGCGAGATCGCGAAGCAGCTGGGCGGCGGTCACTGA
- a CDS encoding SOS response-associated peptidase — translation MCGRYAATKDPAKLVEEFAAVDLTEGRARVDHNVAPTKNVVTVVQRHPRDDEGQVLEREPAQRSLRIMRWGLVPFWAKEPSVGSRMINTRAETAKEKPAFKRALASRRCLVPADGWFEWRRTGKEKEPFFMTDPSGASIAFGGIWESWRPKDDADAEPLITFSIITTDADGQLTDVHHRMPLIVPRDSWAGWLDPDRSEVDGLLVPTPPSIVESLELRPVSSRVNNVRNNGPELLQRVEDDQRVDSLFDLPSS, via the coding sequence ATGTGCGGCCGTTACGCCGCGACGAAGGACCCGGCGAAGCTGGTCGAGGAGTTCGCCGCGGTCGACCTGACCGAGGGCAGGGCGCGGGTGGACCACAACGTCGCGCCCACCAAGAACGTCGTCACCGTGGTGCAGCGGCATCCGCGCGACGACGAGGGCCAGGTACTCGAGCGGGAGCCGGCGCAGCGGTCGCTGCGGATCATGCGCTGGGGGCTGGTGCCGTTCTGGGCGAAGGAACCCTCGGTGGGTTCGCGGATGATCAACACCCGCGCGGAGACGGCGAAGGAAAAGCCCGCGTTCAAGCGCGCGCTCGCGTCGCGGCGGTGTCTCGTGCCCGCCGACGGCTGGTTCGAGTGGCGGCGCACGGGCAAGGAGAAGGAACCGTTCTTCATGACCGACCCGTCCGGCGCGTCGATCGCGTTCGGCGGGATCTGGGAGAGCTGGCGGCCCAAGGACGACGCGGACGCCGAGCCGCTGATCACATTCTCCATCATCACCACGGACGCCGACGGTCAGCTCACCGACGTGCACCACCGGATGCCGCTGATCGTGCCGCGGGACTCCTGGGCGGGCTGGCTCGATCCGGATCGCTCCGAAGTGGACGGGCTACTGGTGCCGACGCCACCGTCCATCGTGGAATCCCTGGAACTGCGCCCGGTCTCGAGCCGGGTGAACAACGTCCGCAACAACGGGCCCGAGCTGCTGCAGCGGGTGGAAGACGACCAGCGGGTCGACTCGCTGTTCGACCTGCCGTCGTCATGA